One Peterkaempfera bronchialis DNA window includes the following coding sequences:
- a CDS encoding polyamine ABC transporter substrate-binding protein, whose amino-acid sequence MRRTARPAATPAPSRRTVLRTAGAGAAGLLGGAALAGCGVPSAYVAEDRRSAADRSARDRLLRFSNWTLYIDVDDENPNKRPTLDAFSKETGIKVAYTEEINDNDEFFGKISPALMNGQDPERDLVVISDWMASRYVALGWVQTLDKANLPHVVKNLDPQLRHPAFDPERAHSVPWQSGITGIAYNRKKLGRELKSSADLWAADLKGRVTLFSGMDEALALLLLAQGSDIARFTADDYHRVVAHLQKMVDTRHIRRFTGNDYTKDLTTGDVLACQAYSGDVIQLQADNPDIEFVVPEEGGELWSESLMIPNRAEHKRNAERLIDYYYRPEVAAELAAWVNYLCPVPAAQAVLADSDDEETAELADDPLIFPTAELRRRLHVMRDITAEERPEFHRTWDKIVGL is encoded by the coding sequence ATGCGCCGTACCGCCCGGCCCGCCGCCACCCCCGCCCCGAGCCGCCGCACCGTGCTCCGCACGGCCGGCGCCGGAGCCGCCGGACTGCTGGGCGGTGCCGCCCTGGCCGGCTGCGGCGTGCCGTCCGCCTACGTCGCCGAGGACCGGCGCTCCGCCGCCGACCGCTCGGCCCGCGACCGGCTGCTGCGCTTCTCCAACTGGACGCTCTACATCGACGTCGACGACGAGAACCCGAACAAGCGGCCCACGCTCGACGCCTTCAGCAAGGAGACGGGCATCAAGGTCGCCTACACCGAGGAGATCAACGACAACGACGAGTTCTTCGGCAAGATCAGCCCGGCGCTGATGAACGGCCAGGACCCGGAGCGCGACCTCGTCGTCATCAGCGACTGGATGGCCTCCCGCTATGTCGCCCTCGGCTGGGTCCAGACGCTGGACAAGGCCAACCTGCCGCATGTCGTCAAGAACCTCGACCCGCAGCTGCGCCACCCCGCCTTCGACCCGGAGCGCGCCCACAGCGTGCCCTGGCAGTCCGGTATCACCGGCATCGCCTACAACCGGAAGAAGCTCGGCCGGGAGCTGAAGAGCAGCGCCGACCTGTGGGCAGCCGACCTCAAGGGCCGGGTCACCCTCTTCTCCGGCATGGACGAGGCGCTCGCGCTGCTGCTGCTCGCCCAGGGGAGCGACATCGCCCGCTTCACCGCCGACGACTACCACCGCGTGGTGGCGCACCTCCAGAAGATGGTGGACACCCGGCACATCCGCCGGTTCACCGGCAACGACTACACCAAGGACCTCACCACCGGGGACGTGCTGGCCTGCCAGGCGTACTCGGGGGATGTGATCCAGCTCCAGGCGGACAACCCCGACATCGAGTTCGTGGTCCCGGAGGAGGGCGGCGAGCTGTGGTCGGAGAGCCTGATGATCCCCAACCGCGCCGAGCACAAGCGCAACGCCGAGCGGCTGATCGACTACTACTACCGGCCCGAGGTCGCCGCCGAGCTGGCCGCCTGGGTCAACTACCTCTGCCCGGTGCCCGCCGCGCAGGCCGTGCTCGCCGACAGCGACGACGAGGAGACCGCCGAGCTGGCCGACGACCCGCTGATCTTCCCCACCGCCGAGCTGCGCAGGCGGCTGCATGTGATGCGTGACATCACCGCCGAGGAGCGCCCGGAGTTCCACCGCACCTGGGACAAGATCGTCGGCCTGTAA
- a CDS encoding PucR family transcriptional regulator → MFPTVAHVLDLDVVRRGLPVVLAGRDRLERPVRWVHVSELPDVAGLLQGGELVLTTGIALPEDRDGLARYVRELAEVGAAGLVVEFGRRYFDTLPRALVYAAEQRGLPLIALRRELRFVAVTEAVHALVVNAQLEELRASEAVHQTFNELAVEGAEPAEVVRQVALMSGLPVVLENLAHQVLAYDTAGGEAEELLEGWEQRSRGVRPAGRTGHDPRTGWLVTTVGARGHDWGRLVLVGEPGPAPEAQMAQGAEAAQGAGAEAGTAVPHRHAMLLERGASTLALNRLLVRDRESLERQTHRTLLSGILTHALTVSEVSLRATALGVPLEGRRLVGVVLRRRYGAATAALEAQARLRDFAETAAAAVKERRMTALVGALDDESVGLLVALGPHDDEHASLEGFTAALRRLVGQGAGAGQGAAPEPVVAVGSSVGSVRDARRTLLEATQVADSAVHVAAPGARGASYYRLPDVRLRGLLHLLRDDARLQTYVERELGPLLAYDAEHSTQLVRMLRVYLEQGRNKSAAADAAHLSRPSFYDRLHKVERVLGVDLDQVESCLSLHVALLALDAVRR, encoded by the coding sequence TTGTTCCCCACCGTCGCCCATGTGCTGGACCTGGACGTCGTCCGCCGAGGACTGCCGGTGGTGCTGGCCGGGCGTGACCGGCTGGAACGTCCGGTCCGCTGGGTACATGTCAGCGAACTGCCGGATGTCGCCGGTCTGCTCCAGGGCGGGGAGCTGGTGCTCACCACCGGCATCGCGCTGCCCGAGGACCGCGACGGCCTGGCCCGCTATGTGCGGGAACTGGCCGAGGTCGGTGCGGCGGGGCTGGTGGTGGAGTTCGGGCGCCGGTACTTCGACACTCTGCCGCGCGCCCTGGTGTACGCCGCCGAGCAGCGCGGCCTGCCGCTGATCGCGCTCCGCCGCGAGCTGCGCTTTGTCGCGGTGACCGAGGCGGTGCACGCCCTGGTGGTCAATGCGCAGCTGGAGGAGTTGCGGGCGTCGGAGGCGGTGCACCAGACGTTCAACGAGCTGGCCGTGGAGGGCGCGGAGCCTGCGGAGGTGGTCCGCCAGGTGGCGCTGATGTCGGGCCTGCCGGTGGTGCTGGAGAACCTCGCCCACCAGGTGCTCGCGTACGACACCGCCGGCGGAGAGGCCGAGGAGCTGCTGGAGGGGTGGGAGCAGCGCTCGCGCGGGGTGCGGCCGGCCGGGCGTACCGGCCATGACCCGAGGACCGGCTGGCTGGTCACCACGGTGGGGGCGCGCGGCCATGACTGGGGGCGGCTGGTCCTGGTCGGGGAGCCCGGCCCGGCGCCGGAGGCCCAGATGGCACAGGGGGCGGAGGCGGCACAGGGGGCGGGGGCGGAAGCGGGCACGGCGGTCCCGCACCGGCATGCGATGCTGCTGGAGCGCGGCGCCTCCACGCTGGCCCTCAACCGGCTGCTGGTGCGCGACCGGGAGAGCCTGGAGCGGCAGACCCACCGCACCCTGCTGTCGGGCATCCTCACCCATGCCCTGACGGTCTCCGAGGTCTCCCTGCGGGCCACCGCGCTCGGCGTGCCACTTGAGGGGCGGCGGCTGGTCGGCGTGGTGCTGCGGCGGCGGTACGGGGCGGCCACGGCGGCGCTGGAGGCCCAGGCCCGGCTGCGGGACTTCGCGGAGACCGCCGCCGCGGCGGTCAAGGAGCGCCGGATGACCGCGCTGGTCGGCGCACTGGACGACGAGAGCGTCGGCCTGCTGGTGGCGCTGGGGCCGCATGACGACGAGCATGCCTCGCTGGAGGGCTTCACCGCGGCGCTGCGCCGGCTGGTCGGGCAGGGCGCGGGGGCAGGGCAGGGGGCGGCCCCGGAGCCGGTGGTGGCCGTCGGCTCCTCGGTGGGATCGGTGCGGGACGCCCGGCGCACCCTGCTGGAGGCCACCCAGGTCGCGGACTCCGCCGTCCATGTCGCCGCCCCGGGGGCGCGCGGCGCTTCGTACTACCGGCTGCCGGATGTGCGGCTGCGCGGCCTGCTGCACCTGCTGCGGGACGACGCCCGGTTGCAGACGTATGTGGAGCGGGAGCTGGGGCCGCTGCTGGCGTATGACGCGGAGCACTCCACCCAGCTGGTGCGGATGCTGCGGGTCTACCTGGAGCAGGGGCGCAACAAGTCGGCGGCGGCGGATGCCGCGCACCTCTCCCGGCCGTCGTTCTACGACCGGCTGCACAAGGTCGAGCGGGTGCTGGGGGTCGACCTGGACCAGGTGGAGTCCTGCCTGTCGCTCCATGTGGCGCTGCTGGCGCTGGACGCGGTACGGCGGTAG
- a CDS encoding gamma-aminobutyraldehyde dehydrogenase translates to MDRTAVGTRLAAGTPKFPGAQYIAGELREGTAEEEFDVVDPADGSLVQRVRLASAEDVDAAVAAARQALPEWSGATPGARSEALSRLSALLAERAGDLAAVESAQTGKPIKLSTEFDVPGTVDNAAFFAGAARNLEGKAAGEYSGDHTSYVRREAVGVVGSIAPWNYPLQMAAWKILPAIAAGNTIVLKPAELTPLTSLMFAQACTDAGIPDGVVNIVTGAGRTAGEHLVSHPGVAMVSFTGSTGVGKRVAELATRTVKRTHLELGGKAPFVVFDDADLDAAVHGAVAASLINSGQDCTAATRAYVQRPLYDAFVAGVAELYGQVRLGNPYHPQTDLGPLVSHTQRDRVAGFVDRARAAGAVIVTGGEAPETGHDGTDLRPGAYYRPTLITGVGQDAEVVQSEIFGPVLVVLPFDSDDEGLRLANDTPYGLAASAWTRDVHRSLRATRDLQAGCVWINDHIPIISEMPHGGYKSSGYGKDMSQYSLDEYTQVKHVMYDTTAVVRKDWHRTIFGDR, encoded by the coding sequence ATGGACCGGACAGCTGTCGGCACTCGCCTCGCGGCGGGGACCCCGAAGTTCCCGGGGGCCCAGTACATCGCCGGAGAGCTGCGCGAGGGCACCGCCGAGGAGGAGTTCGACGTCGTCGACCCGGCCGACGGCTCGCTGGTGCAGCGGGTGCGCCTGGCCTCCGCCGAGGACGTCGACGCCGCCGTCGCCGCCGCCCGGCAGGCCCTCCCCGAGTGGTCGGGCGCCACCCCCGGCGCCCGCTCCGAGGCGCTCTCCCGGCTCTCCGCCCTCCTCGCCGAGCGCGCCGGCGACCTCGCCGCCGTGGAGAGCGCCCAGACCGGCAAGCCGATCAAGCTCTCCACCGAGTTCGACGTGCCCGGCACCGTCGACAACGCCGCCTTCTTCGCCGGCGCCGCCCGCAATCTGGAGGGCAAGGCCGCCGGCGAGTACTCCGGCGACCACACCTCCTACGTCCGCCGCGAGGCCGTGGGCGTGGTCGGCTCCATCGCGCCGTGGAACTACCCGTTGCAGATGGCCGCCTGGAAGATCCTTCCGGCCATCGCAGCCGGCAACACCATCGTGCTCAAGCCCGCCGAGCTCACCCCGCTGACCTCGCTGATGTTCGCCCAGGCATGCACCGACGCGGGCATCCCCGACGGCGTCGTCAACATCGTCACCGGCGCCGGCCGCACCGCCGGCGAGCACCTGGTCTCCCACCCCGGCGTGGCCATGGTCTCCTTCACCGGCTCCACCGGCGTCGGCAAGCGGGTCGCCGAGCTGGCCACCCGCACCGTCAAGCGCACCCACCTGGAACTCGGCGGCAAGGCCCCCTTCGTCGTCTTTGACGACGCCGACCTGGACGCCGCCGTGCACGGCGCCGTCGCCGCCTCCCTGATCAACAGCGGCCAGGACTGCACCGCCGCCACCCGCGCCTATGTGCAGCGGCCGCTGTACGACGCCTTCGTGGCCGGCGTCGCCGAGCTCTACGGGCAGGTCCGCCTCGGCAACCCGTACCACCCGCAGACCGACCTCGGCCCGCTGGTCTCGCACACCCAGCGCGACCGCGTCGCCGGCTTCGTGGACCGGGCCCGCGCCGCCGGAGCCGTGATCGTCACCGGCGGCGAGGCCCCCGAGACCGGCCACGACGGCACCGACCTGCGCCCCGGCGCCTACTACCGGCCCACCCTGATCACCGGCGTCGGCCAGGACGCCGAGGTGGTGCAGAGCGAGATCTTCGGCCCGGTCCTGGTGGTCCTCCCGTTCGACAGCGACGACGAGGGCCTGCGGCTGGCCAATGACACCCCGTACGGGCTCGCCGCCTCGGCCTGGACCCGCGACGTCCACCGCTCGCTGCGCGCCACCCGCGACCTCCAGGCCGGCTGCGTCTGGATCAACGACCACATCCCGATCATCAGCGAGATGCCGCACGGCGGCTACAAGTCCTCCGGCTACGGCAAGGACATGTCGCAGTACTCCCTGGACGAGTACACCCAGGTCAAGCACGTCATGTACGACACCACCGCGGTCGTCCGCAAGGACTGGCACCGCACCATCTTCGGAGACAGATAA
- a CDS encoding polyamine ABC transporter substrate-binding protein, with protein sequence MELHEGLSEPVRKAWERSLTQGRAALTRRSLLRAAGLGALAAGTLTACGIPAAQGNTGASSGTEDDSAKEKVVNFANWPLYIDVDEKDKGRRPTLDAFTKATGIQVKYTEGINDNVEFFGKIRPQLAAGQNTGYDLMILTDWMAARIIRLGWAEKLDPSRLPHAFANLEQRFRSPDWDPGRGYSYPWAGVTTMIAYNRKATGGKPVTSVTQLLTDPSLKGRVTFLSEMRDSIGLTLLDMGKRPESFTTDDFDAALARLQKGADSGQIRRFTGNDYGDELAKGDIAACAAWGGDLVQMRIDNPDIEYVIPEAGYITSTDNMMVPRKSRHLRNAEALIDWYYQPKIAAELAAGITFVPPVIGTKEELEKIDKEAAANPLIVPDQNMVTKGHPFRALSEAEETAYEAKFAKLIGA encoded by the coding sequence ATGGAGCTGCACGAAGGACTGTCCGAGCCGGTTCGCAAGGCTTGGGAACGCAGCCTGACCCAGGGGCGGGCCGCCCTCACCCGCCGGTCGCTGCTCCGCGCCGCAGGACTCGGCGCGCTCGCCGCCGGGACCCTCACCGCCTGCGGCATCCCGGCTGCCCAGGGCAACACCGGAGCCTCCTCCGGCACCGAGGACGACTCCGCCAAGGAGAAGGTCGTCAACTTCGCCAACTGGCCGCTGTACATCGACGTCGATGAGAAGGACAAGGGCCGCCGCCCCACCCTCGACGCCTTCACCAAGGCCACCGGCATCCAGGTGAAGTACACCGAGGGCATCAACGACAACGTCGAGTTCTTCGGCAAGATCCGGCCGCAGCTCGCCGCCGGCCAGAACACCGGCTACGACCTGATGATCCTCACCGACTGGATGGCGGCCCGCATCATCCGCCTCGGCTGGGCCGAGAAGCTCGACCCCTCGCGCCTCCCGCACGCCTTCGCCAACCTGGAGCAGCGCTTCCGCAGCCCCGACTGGGACCCCGGCCGCGGCTACAGCTACCCCTGGGCCGGCGTCACCACCATGATCGCGTACAACCGCAAGGCCACCGGCGGCAAGCCTGTCACCAGCGTCACCCAGCTGCTCACCGACCCCTCCCTCAAGGGACGGGTCACCTTCCTCTCCGAGATGCGCGACTCCATCGGCCTCACCCTGCTCGACATGGGCAAGCGGCCCGAGTCCTTCACCACGGACGACTTCGACGCCGCCCTCGCCCGCCTCCAGAAGGGCGCCGACAGCGGCCAGATACGCCGCTTCACCGGCAACGACTACGGCGACGAGCTGGCCAAGGGCGACATCGCCGCCTGTGCGGCCTGGGGCGGCGACCTGGTCCAGATGCGGATCGACAACCCGGACATCGAGTACGTCATCCCCGAGGCCGGCTACATCACCTCGACCGACAACATGATGGTGCCGCGCAAGTCCAGGCACCTGCGCAACGCCGAGGCGCTCATCGACTGGTACTACCAGCCCAAGATCGCGGCCGAACTCGCCGCCGGGATCACCTTTGTGCCGCCCGTGATCGGCACCAAGGAGGAGCTGGAGAAGATCGACAAGGAAGCCGCCGCCAACCCGCTGATCGTGCCCGACCAGAACATGGTCACCAAGGGACACCCCTTCCGGGCACTCTCCGAGGCCGAGGAGACGGCCTACGAGGCCAAGTTCGCCAAGCTCATCGGCGCCTGA
- a CDS encoding ABC transporter ATP-binding protein — protein sequence MTEQTTGGAGQDVRLTGISKVFGDFTAVQPLDLTIPAGSFFALLGASGCGKTTTLRMIAGLEEPTTGAVLLGDQDVTHLPPYKRPVNTVFQNYALFPHLDIYENVAFGLRRRGIKSVRKQVEDMLELVELGPYARRKPHQLSGGQQQRVAVARALINHPRVLLLDEPLGALDLKLRRQMQLELKRIQTEVGITFVHVTHDQEEAMTMADTIAVMNAGRVEQLGAPAELYENPCSTFVANFLGQSNLLTADVTGKQDGDLLLTVHGHRLAMPTARSSADGTKVLVGIRPEKITIAHADTADTVADSRNRLTGTIADSSFIGVSTQYVVRTAWGQEVAVFEQNMERDARLVPGAEVVLHWNPAHSFGIDAQQDIDAGTGEDAA from the coding sequence ATGACAGAGCAGACCACCGGCGGCGCCGGCCAGGACGTCCGCCTCACCGGCATCAGCAAGGTCTTCGGCGACTTCACCGCCGTCCAGCCGCTCGACCTGACCATCCCCGCCGGATCGTTCTTCGCCCTGCTCGGCGCGTCCGGCTGCGGCAAGACCACCACCCTGCGGATGATCGCCGGCCTGGAGGAGCCCACCACCGGCGCCGTCCTCCTCGGCGACCAGGACGTCACCCACCTGCCGCCGTACAAACGGCCGGTCAACACCGTCTTCCAGAACTACGCCCTCTTCCCGCACCTCGACATCTACGAGAACGTCGCCTTCGGCCTGCGCCGCCGCGGCATCAAGTCGGTGCGCAAGCAGGTCGAGGACATGCTCGAACTGGTCGAACTCGGCCCGTACGCCCGCCGCAAGCCGCACCAGCTCTCCGGCGGCCAGCAGCAGCGCGTCGCCGTCGCCCGCGCCCTGATCAACCACCCCCGGGTCCTCCTCCTGGACGAACCCCTCGGCGCCCTCGACCTCAAGCTCCGCCGCCAGATGCAGCTGGAGCTCAAGCGCATCCAGACCGAGGTCGGCATCACCTTCGTCCATGTCACGCACGACCAGGAAGAGGCCATGACCATGGCCGACACCATCGCCGTGATGAACGCCGGCCGGGTCGAGCAGCTCGGCGCCCCCGCCGAGCTCTACGAGAACCCCTGCTCCACCTTCGTCGCCAACTTCCTCGGCCAGTCCAACCTGCTCACCGCCGACGTCACCGGCAAGCAGGACGGCGACCTGCTGCTCACCGTCCACGGCCACCGCCTGGCGATGCCCACCGCGCGCTCCTCCGCCGACGGCACCAAGGTCCTGGTCGGCATCCGCCCCGAGAAGATCACCATCGCGCACGCCGACACCGCCGACACCGTCGCCGACAGCCGCAACCGCCTCACCGGCACCATCGCCGACTCCAGCTTCATCGGCGTCTCCACCCAGTACGTCGTCCGCACCGCCTGGGGCCAGGAGGTCGCCGTCTTCGAGCAGAACATGGAGCGCGACGCCCGCCTCGTCCCCGGCGCCGAGGTCGTCCTGCACTGGAACCCCGCCCACTCCTTCGGCATCGACGCCCAGCAGGACATCGACGCCGGCACCGGGGAGGACGCGGCCTGA
- a CDS encoding ABC transporter permease: protein MTTAAPATPLPAGGGPAPADQPPTADHRPSRRRRAIPYLLLLPGIAWLLVFFVAPTVYQASTSVQTGSLEKGYQVTWHFATYADAVAEYWPHFAKSFFFAAIATVLCLAIGYPLAYTIAFKAGRWRNVILVMVIAPFFTSFLIRTLAWKTILSDGGYVVRVLDTLHILAVTDALHFTQGHRLLATPFAVVCGLTYNFLPFMILPLYSSLERIDPRLHEAAGDLYARPFTTFRKVTFPISLPGVVAGTLLTFIPASGDYINAQLLGSTNDKMIGNVIQSKFLTELDYPTAAAMSFILMAIILVMVTVYMRKAGTEELV, encoded by the coding sequence ATGACCACCGCTGCCCCCGCCACCCCGCTGCCCGCAGGCGGCGGACCGGCCCCGGCGGACCAACCGCCCACCGCCGACCACCGCCCCTCCCGGCGCCGCCGCGCCATCCCCTACCTGCTGCTGCTCCCCGGGATCGCCTGGCTGCTGGTCTTCTTTGTCGCGCCCACCGTCTACCAGGCGTCGACCTCCGTGCAGACCGGCTCGCTGGAGAAGGGCTACCAGGTCACCTGGCACTTCGCGACCTACGCCGACGCCGTCGCCGAGTACTGGCCGCACTTCGCCAAGTCCTTCTTCTTCGCGGCCATCGCCACCGTGCTCTGCCTGGCGATCGGCTACCCGCTCGCGTACACCATCGCCTTCAAGGCCGGCCGCTGGCGCAACGTCATCCTGGTCATGGTGATCGCGCCCTTCTTCACCAGCTTCCTGATCCGCACCCTGGCCTGGAAGACCATCCTCTCCGACGGCGGCTATGTGGTCCGGGTCCTGGACACGCTGCACATCCTCGCCGTCACCGACGCGCTGCACTTCACCCAGGGGCACCGGCTGCTCGCCACCCCCTTCGCGGTGGTCTGCGGCCTGACCTACAACTTCCTGCCCTTTATGATCCTGCCGCTCTACAGCTCCCTGGAGCGGATCGACCCACGGCTGCACGAAGCCGCCGGCGACCTCTACGCCCGGCCCTTCACCACCTTCCGCAAGGTCACCTTCCCGATCTCGCTGCCCGGTGTGGTCGCCGGCACCCTGCTCACCTTCATCCCGGCGTCCGGCGACTACATCAACGCCCAACTGCTCGGCTCCACCAACGACAAGATGATCGGCAACGTGATCCAGTCGAAATTCCTCACCGAACTCGACTATCCGACCGCCGCCGCGATGTCGTTCATCCTCATGGCGATCATCCTGGTGATGGTCACCGTCTACATGCGCAAGGCCGGGACGGAGGAACTCGTCTGA
- a CDS encoding ABC transporter permease has translation MAAILALAYMIVPNLVVLLFSFNKPNGRFNYAWERFSTNAWKNPCGVADLCGSLGLSLQIAVYSTICATILGTMIAFALVRYRFRGRPAINALIFLPMAMPEIVMAASLGTLFLNMRVAFGFWTILIAHIMFCLSFVVTAVKARVMSMDPRLEQAAQDLYATPAQTFLRITLPLAAPGIAAGALLSFALSFDDFVITQFNSGSTVTFPMFVWGSAQRGTPVQINVIGSAMFILAVLLTFVGQLIANRRKARS, from the coding sequence ATGGCCGCGATCCTGGCGCTCGCGTACATGATCGTCCCCAACCTGGTGGTGCTGCTCTTCTCCTTCAACAAGCCCAACGGCCGCTTCAACTACGCCTGGGAGCGCTTCTCCACCAACGCCTGGAAGAACCCCTGCGGGGTCGCCGACCTCTGCGGCTCCCTCGGGCTCAGCCTCCAGATCGCCGTCTACTCCACCATCTGCGCCACCATCCTCGGCACGATGATCGCCTTCGCGCTCGTCCGCTACCGCTTCCGCGGCCGCCCCGCCATCAATGCGCTGATCTTCCTGCCGATGGCCATGCCCGAGATCGTGATGGCCGCCTCGCTCGGCACCCTCTTCCTCAATATGCGGGTGGCGTTCGGCTTCTGGACCATCCTCATCGCCCACATCATGTTCTGCCTGAGCTTTGTGGTGACCGCCGTCAAGGCCCGGGTGATGTCCATGGACCCCCGGCTGGAGCAGGCCGCCCAGGACCTCTACGCCACCCCGGCGCAGACCTTCCTGCGCATCACCCTGCCGCTGGCCGCCCCCGGCATCGCCGCCGGAGCGCTGCTCAGCTTCGCCCTCTCCTTCGACGACTTCGTCATCACCCAGTTCAACTCCGGGTCCACCGTCACCTTCCCGATGTTCGTCTGGGGCTCGGCCCAGCGCGGCACCCCCGTCCAGATCAACGTCATCGGCAGCGCGATGTTCATCCTGGCCGTGCTGCTCACCTTCGTCGGCCAGCTCATCGCCAACCGGCGGAAGGCCCGTAGCTGA
- a CDS encoding NAD(P)/FAD-dependent oxidoreductase, giving the protein MDPARSLADARPTPFWLEDPGRPQPLPALVGDIHCDLLVVGGGYSGLWTALIAKERDPSLDVVLVEGHEIGWAASGRNGGFCAASLTHGFGNGLQRWPAELAELERLGAQNLQHMEEALTRHRIDCEWERTGEIDVATEPYQLDDLHEVAEQVAAYGIDLTVLDTEAVRAEVDSPTFLGGLWDKDGVAMLHPAKLAWGLKRACLDQGVRIFEHTRAEALAENGTGTAVRTPYGRVFARRVALGTNVFPSLVRRVRPYIVPVYDYAMMTEPLNAEQLAAVGWRNRQGVGDSANQFHYFRMTADNRILWGGYDAVYHYRGRVRSEHDQRPETFRKLAGHFFRTFPQLEGVRFTHTWGGAIDTCTRFSAFFGTAYGNRVAYAAGYTGLGVGATRFGAEVMLDLLAGERTERTALAMVRDKPLPFPPEPFRWAGIELTKWSLDRADHRAGRRNLWLKTMDRLGLGFDS; this is encoded by the coding sequence ATGGATCCCGCCCGTTCGCTCGCTGACGCCAGGCCGACGCCGTTCTGGCTGGAGGATCCCGGCAGGCCCCAGCCCCTCCCCGCACTCGTCGGAGACATCCACTGCGACCTGCTGGTGGTCGGCGGCGGCTACTCCGGGCTGTGGACGGCGCTGATCGCCAAGGAGCGCGACCCCTCGCTGGACGTCGTCCTGGTGGAGGGCCATGAGATCGGCTGGGCCGCCTCCGGGCGCAACGGCGGCTTCTGCGCCGCCAGCCTCACCCACGGCTTCGGCAACGGCCTGCAACGGTGGCCCGCCGAACTCGCCGAGCTGGAGCGACTGGGCGCCCAGAACCTCCAGCACATGGAGGAGGCCCTCACCCGGCACCGGATCGACTGCGAATGGGAGCGGACCGGCGAGATCGACGTCGCCACCGAGCCCTACCAGCTCGACGACCTGCACGAGGTGGCCGAACAGGTCGCCGCGTACGGGATCGACCTCACCGTCCTCGACACCGAGGCGGTACGCGCCGAGGTCGACTCGCCGACCTTCCTCGGCGGCCTCTGGGACAAGGACGGCGTGGCCATGCTCCACCCCGCCAAGCTCGCCTGGGGCCTCAAGCGCGCCTGCCTCGACCAGGGGGTGCGCATCTTCGAGCACACCCGGGCCGAAGCCCTCGCCGAGAACGGCACCGGCACGGCCGTCCGCACCCCCTACGGCCGGGTCTTCGCCCGCCGCGTGGCGCTGGGCACCAATGTCTTCCCCTCCCTGGTCCGGCGGGTCCGCCCGTACATCGTCCCGGTCTACGACTACGCCATGATGACCGAGCCGCTCAACGCCGAGCAGCTCGCCGCCGTCGGCTGGCGCAACCGGCAGGGCGTGGGAGACTCCGCCAACCAGTTCCACTACTTCCGGATGACCGCCGACAACCGCATCCTCTGGGGCGGCTACGACGCGGTCTACCACTACCGAGGCCGGGTACGGAGCGAGCACGACCAGCGCCCCGAGACCTTCCGCAAGCTGGCCGGGCACTTCTTCCGGACCTTCCCGCAGCTCGAAGGGGTGCGCTTCACCCACACCTGGGGCGGAGCCATCGACACCTGCACCCGCTTCTCCGCCTTCTTCGGCACCGCATACGGCAACCGGGTCGCCTACGCCGCCGGATACACCGGCCTCGGCGTCGGCGCCACCCGCTTCGGCGCCGAGGTCATGCTCGACCTGCTCGCCGGGGAGCGCACCGAGCGCACCGCCCTGGCGATGGTGCGCGACAAGCCGCTGCCCTTCCCGCCGGAGCCCTTCCGGTGGGCCGGCATCGAACTCACCAAGTGGTCGCTGGACCGCGCCGACCACCGCGCCGGCCGCCGCAACCTCTGGCTGAAGACGATGGACCGGCTCGGCCTCGGCTTCGACAGCTGA